From one Phaeodactylum tricornutum CCAP 1055/1 chromosome 16, whole genome shotgun sequence genomic stretch:
- a CDS encoding predicted protein: MHPVGRLDYDTSGLLLFSSSGALTQRLLHPKHEVEKEYVAVVTGIVVEDELRATLAAGVRGYLNVFDAQALSTVRLTVSEGKHRMVRRILANCGHPVVSLHRDRLGAVALNDLPAGEYRPLTTEESPWAETLVPLEKKHIKPKPKTSRKQL; encoded by the exons ATGCATCCGGTTGGTCGGCTCGACTACGACACGTCGGGTTTGTTGCTTTTTTCCTCCAGCGGCGCCTTGACACAACGATTGCTGCATCCCAAACATGAAGTGGAGAAAGAATACGTTGCCGTGGTCACGGGAATCGTTGTAGAAGACGAATTGCGGGCGACCTTAGCGGCAGGA GTACGAGGCTACTTGAATGTCTTTGATGCGCAAGCCTTATCGACGGTCCGACTGACCGTCTCGGAAGGCAAGCATCGCATGGTCCGACGCATATTGGCCAATTGTGGTCATCCTGTCGTTTCGTTGCACCGGGATCGTCTCGGTGCTGTCGCTCTGAACGATTTGCCTGCTGGAGAGTACCGGCCCTTGACGACGGAAGAAAGTCCGTGGGCGGAAACGCTTGTGCCTCTGGAAAAGAAGCACATCAAGCCCAAGCCAAAGACAAGCCGCAAACAGCTATAA
- a CDS encoding predicted protein has protein sequence MSATVDDLTEDFDRLAADPHTGQHPELRNMCVMNCANSARIVPNGPPVVLDNECFEGKVMLLIRTPDVDNAKDPHISTLAETPSRISTYFKGKKRRFEFQFQIKLKHVPQGPLFLGCELENSIKIGTITKGLVGILLAMVRRINPGFHFAWGPDNKTDASAIASGDYEKTHISFPVEASMDRIVISKAGEDPPTLGHELFETNESVKRRRKMGAGSVDWNTSDTYTMCLWSAYADWIKWKSLNVPGVSPFLFSRVTGKQPIYLSVYEIDNISPSEYRRKKGIPHTRKDLRVYTRLEFSHVDKTIGGLADSILKKPRSSVLSSEQSLPDTESVDSDFEVASRVTT, from the coding sequence ATGTCCGCAACCGTCGATGACTTAACCGAAGACTTTGATCGCCTTGCCGCGGATCCCCACACGGGCCAACACCCCGAGCTGCGCAACATGTGCGTGATGAATTGCGCCAACTCTGCTCGTATCGTCCCCAATGGTCCTCCCGTCGTACTCGACAACGAGTGTTTTGAGGGAAAAGTAATGTTGCTGATACGTACTCCTGATGTCGACAACGCGAAAGACCCTCACATTTCTACCCTGGCAGAGACGCCTTCACGAATCTCCACCTACTTTAAAGGCAAAAAGAGACGATTCGAGTTTCAGTTTCAAATTAAACTCAAGCACGTTCCTCAAGGCCCTCTGTTTCTGGGCTGCGAATTGGAAAATTCCATCAAGATTGGTACCATTACCAAAGGCCTTGTTGGCATTCTACTCGCCATGGTCCGACGCATTAACCCCGGCTTTCACTTTGCCTGGGGTCCAGACAACAAGACGGATGCGTCTGCTATTGCGTCCGGTGATTACGAAAAGACCCACATTTCATTTCCGGTGGAAGCGTCCATGGACCGAATTGTAATTTCCAAGGCCGGGGAAGATCCACCGACTTTGGGCCACGAACTCTTCGAAACCAACGAGTCCGTCAAACGACGTCGTAAAATGGGAGCGGGTTCGGTGGACTGGAACACGAGCGACACTTATACCATGTGTTTGTGGTCGGCTTACGCGGACTGGATCAAGTGGAAGAGTCTCAACGTACCTGGTGTGTcgccttttttgttttcccgtGTTACCGGTAAACAACCCATCTACCTTTCGGTGTACGAAATTGATAACATTTCTCCTAGCGAATATCGTCGGAAAAAGGGTATCCCGCACACCCGCAAAGATCTGAGAGTGTACACGCGCCTGGAATTTTCTCACGTGGACAAGACAATTGGTGGTTTGGCCGATTCGATCCTCAAAAAGCCGCGCTCCAGCGTCCTCAGCAGTGAACAATCGTTGCCAGACACGGAGAGCGTAGATTCCGATTTTGAGGTGGCTTCGCGTGTAACTACCTGA
- a CDS encoding predicted protein, whose protein sequence is VNQGDYDKRTALHLASGEGHASIVLALCEAGADPNVEDRWKRRPLDDAFAGGTDGAYEECVAILQRFGAARGLQRSTTSNVNLELDKSSKRQSDNLKINFGELEMIDRIGAGAFGEIYKCRWRGTLVAAKIIKTAKIRKEWNERDLAIADFHQEISVLKSLRHPQIVLLLAYSTTADYEVMISELMKCSLLDVFKSHMVQGTRMRKRTQIIYATQLARGMNYLHTCSPPIIHRDLKPANLLIDHSGVLKISDFGLSKIRPDPGKKETEKYTMTGETGSYRFMAPEVFRHEEYNETVDIYSYAMILFYLLVGRPPWPTISGMNAVKKAAEEGDRPNVPRDMDLRMQSLLKECWDENASMRPAFQRILANLE, encoded by the exons GTCAACCAAGGGGACTACGATAAACGAACGGCTTTGCACTTGGCATCCGGCGAAGGACACGCATCGATCGTGCTGGCCCTTTGTGAGGCCGGCGCCGATCCCAACGTGGAAGATCGCTGGAAGCGACGTCCTCTCGATGACGCTTTTGCCGGCGGGACGGATGGAGCCTACGAAGAATGTGTCGCCATTCTCCAACGATTTGGTGCAGCCAGGGGCTTACAACGATCGACAACTTCCAACGTAAATCTAGAACTCGACAAATCCAGTAAGCGACAGAGCGACAATCTCAAAATTAATTTTGGTGAGCTCGAAATGATCGACCGCATTGGCGCTGGCGCGTTTGGAGAAATCTACAAATGCCGTTGGCGTGGCACCTTGGTAGCGGCAAAAATTATTAAAACGGCTAAGATTCGAAAAGAATGG AATGAACGAGACTTGGCCATTGCCGACTTTCACCAAGAAATATCGGTACTCAAGTCTCTAAGGCATCCACAGATTGTGCTCTTGCTCGCTTACTCAACCACAGCAGACTATGAAGTCATGATTTCCGAGCTCATGAAGTGTTCCTTGCTGGACGTATTCAAATCCCACATGGTCCAAGGAACGCGCATGCGGAAGCGAACCCAAATTATTTACGCGACACAGCTAGCACGCGGCATGAATTACTTGCACACGTGTAGCCCTCCCATCATTCATCGTGATCTCAAGCCTGCTAATTTGCTGATCGACCACAGCGGAGTATTGAAGATCTCCGACTTTGGCCTCTCCAAGATACGCCCCGATCCAggaaagaaagaaacggaaAAGTATACCATGACGGGTGAGACCGGTTCCTACCGCTTCATGGCTCCAGAAGTGTTTCGTCACGAAGAATACAACGAAACCGTCGACATTTATTCCTACGCCATGATTTTGTTCTATTTGCTCGTTGGGCGACCGCCGTGGCCTACCATTTCGGGTATGAATGCAGTCAAAAAGGCCGCCGAAGAAGGAGACCGACCTAACGTTCCTCGAGATATGGACTTGCGCATGCAAAGTCTACTCAAGGAATGCTGGGATGAGAATGCTTCAATGCGACCAGCCTTTCAACGTATTCTCGCCAATTTGGAA
- a CDS encoding predicted protein, whose amino-acid sequence MTSRRVTLCRRRLANPMCGAATAYVVNGAGTRVRLRNLRDTAESTHAILPRTPLHFPTRALSTFFFHPNMVSLYSRSFSSVSSSSLSSLATSSPSASPGHSPKREPEVEQRSQRPQQPTTLCQRLQTWRGKFSLDISHDQKPLNSLLDEINQWSKGLSKANTQRDTSLRLVVHELDVLVRALVQHKDPHAPVTQHALHTALSLYAKQQAHTPASPEPSQRALALFQCLQIPWSSIGPRERNVLIRQRRQQYQAVLLAIRHCREASQAPDPEHVWNKLTEEATRFRLYNLITTNGFNMVVAGMHRNPNRARHFWDTQLGRYGLTANAGTYDALVSVYQNQRHQGNWQAARQVWLDNWRAYIATPQPELRPMPVTLSRVLGLARDKPWQARNMLHEALHLQSQLPFGRRNIPMVDSGCVLHVLNALVQARLVVEAEQLLEDVQHRYYNEGATELQLNPKHFVVLLSGYTQDLTIQGLTRAEAFLKTIEKQFLLHPSQRMDAPSVSEPFDQTAYNIMATAYLNANRQDAVSQTERLMERMSNHAGTFQNCHLYPDRITYSILMRALVQERKLGFHHKVECLLLTMLDDLNTSRQPDVATFMVALEAWYRSDDPNAIQGAERLFRRIIFPVTRCYNFLLKFYVRDGLGDKAEAILKEMKDGKKPECVPDKYTYWAVLQTWRNSSHPERFDRAKRIFKLLLSLSESTWNDVALTILLSTLASTEVPANKNREAQELLDLNEQTLRHSCGSCGEPLSWSVPVVIAFIRACGETKGSEDDFREALRNIYDKEKLLGGKATPEVYAAVLDACSKLSVDPVQLGQEVCFIFEQCIKHGLVSYPLLNALRRVAKPDIYLYLTLQDSKNAPDMENIPDEWKKNVVATVTP is encoded by the coding sequence aTGACTAGTCGACGCGTGACGTTGTGCCGTCGCAGACTCGCGAACCCAATGTGCGGTGCGGCGACTGCGTACGTCGTGAATGGAGCCGGCACCCGAGTACGGCTCCGCAATCTCCGTGACACTGCGGAATCGACGCACGCAATCCTACCGAGAACACCACTACACTTTCCCACACGTGCCTTGtccacctttttcttccaccCAAACATGGTGTCTCTGTATTCACGATCGTTCTCATcagtatcgtcgtcgtcgttatcATCGTTGGCAACTTCATCTCCTTCCGCGTCGCCCGGACATTCACCAAAGCGAGAGCCAGAGGTGGAGCAGAGATCTCAGCGACCCCAGCAACCAACAACTCTCTGCCAGCGACTGCAAACTTGGAGAGGAAAATTCTCCCTCGATATAAGTCACGACCAGAAACCTTTAAACTCGCTCTTGGACGAGATCAATCAATGGTCCAAAGGATTGTCGAAAGCCAACACGCAACGCGACACCTCGCTGCGTTTGGTCGTCCACGAATTGGATGTTTTGGTTCGTGCACTCGTGCAACACAAGGATCCCCATGCCCCCGTGACGCAACACGCCTTACACACGGCACTGTCTTTGTACGCGAAACAACAAGCACACACGCCCGCATCACCGGAGCCCTCCCAACGAGCGCTCGCACTTTTTCAATGCCTACAAATCCCCTGGTCGTCCATTGGCCCGCGGGAACGCAACGTCCTTATTCGACAACGTCGACAGCAGTATCAAGCGGTGTTGCTCGCTATTCGACACTGCCGAGAAGCATCGCAAGCTCCCGATCCCGAGCATGTGTGGAACAAACTAACGGAAGAAGCGACACGCTTTCGTTTATACAATTTGATCACCACGAACGGCTTCAATATGGTCGTGGCCGGGATGCACCGCAATCCCAACCGGGCGCGACACTTTTGGGATACGCAGTTGGGGCGGTACGGACTCACCGCCAACGCGGGTACCTACGACGCACTCGTGTCCGTCTACCAAAATCAGCGCCACCAAGGGAACTGGCAAGCCGCCCGCCAAGTGTGGCTGGACAATTGGCGGGCCTACATCGCTACGCCCCAACCGGAGTTACGACCCATGCCCGTCACACTTTCGCGTGTACTCGGGCTCGCGCGGGACAAACCCTGGCAGGCCCGTAATATGCTCCACGAAGCCTTGCACTTACAATCGCAATTACCTTTTGGCCGCAGAAATATTCCTATGGTAGATAGCGGCTGCGTTCTGCATGTACTGAATGCTCTGGTCCAAGCTCGTCTTGTTGTCGAGGCGGAACAACTCTTGGAAGACGTGCAACATCGGTACTATAACGAGGGCGCAACGGAGCTCCAGCTCAATCCTAAACATTTCGTGGTTTTGCTGTCGGGGTATACCCAAGACTTGACCATTCAAGGATTGACACGAGCAGAAGCCTTTTTAAAAACTATTGAGAAGCAATTTCTCTTGCATCCAAGCCAACGGATGGACGCACCTTCTGTCTCGGAACCATTCGACCAGACTGCCTACAACATTATGGCAACAGCATACTTGAACGCCAACCGACAAGATGCCGTTTCTCAAACTGAACGACTCATGGAACGCATGAGCAATCACGCGGGCACTTTCCAAAACTGCCACTTGTATCCGGATCGTATCACATACTCAATTCTGATGCGAGCGCTTGTGCAAGAGCGAAAATTAGGCTTCCATCACAAGGTAGAGTGTTTATTGCTTACGATGCTGGACGATCTGAATACGTCAAGGCAGCCTGACGTTGCAACTTTTATGGTTGCGCTGGAAGCTTGGTACCGGAGTGACGATCCTAATGCGATTCAAGGGGCAGAAAGATTGTTTCGTAGGATAATTTTCCCTGTTACCCGCTGCTACAACTTTCTTTTAAAATTTTACGTGAGGGATGGGTTAGGGGACAAGGCGGAAGCCATTCtcaaggaaatgaaggacGGGAAGAAGCCGGAGTGTGTTCCCGACAAGTATACTTACTGGGCGGTCCTGCAAACCTGGCGTAACTCCTCACATCCGGAACGCTTTGACCGTGCGAAGCGAATTTTCAAGTTATTGCTCTCCCTTTCGGAAAGCACATGGAACGACGTTGCGTTGACGATATTGCTTTCGACACTGGCGTCGACAGAGGTCCCTGCCAACAAGAATCGCGAAGCGCAGGAACTATTGGATCTTAATGAACAGACGCTTCGTCACTCATGTGGTTCATGTGGTGAGCCTCTTTCTTGGAGTGTTCCAGTGGTGATTGCCTTCATTAGAGCTTGTGGCGAGACAAAAGGTAGTGAAGACGATTTCCGCGAAGCCCTGCGCAATATATacgacaaagaaaagctgCTTGGTGGTAAGGCTACACCCGAAGTGTACGCGGCGGTTTTAGACGCGTGCTCGAAACTGAGTGTCGATCCCGTACAGCTTGGCCAGGAAGTCTGCTTCATCTTTGAGCAGTGTATAAAGCATGGACTCGTTAGCTATCCTCTATTGAATGCGCTCCGACGAGTGGCAAAGCCGGATATATACCTGTACCTCACTTTACAGGACAGCAAGAATGCGCCAGACATGGAGAATATCCCAGATGAGTGGAAAAAGAATGTTGTCGCTACAGTCACACCCTAA
- a CDS encoding predicted protein — QKSGNASDSDDSSVGPQPLSRSNAATNTNQSSSYGKALLPGEGQALAQYVQQNLRIPRRGEIGYTGDEIEKHETSGYVMSGSRHARMNAVRIRKENQVYSAEEQRALALITMEENQQKEAALMQDFRQMLEEKKRARESKGKS; from the coding sequence CAAAAGTCTGGCAACGCGTCTGATAGTGATGACAGCTCCGTTGGTCCGCAGCCTTTGTCTCGCTCCAACGCtgccaccaacaccaaccaATCATCATCCTACGGAAAGGCATTGCTGCCAGGGGAAGGTCAAGCTTTGGCCCAGTATGTGCAACAGAACTTACGCATTCCCCGTCGAGGTGAAATTGGATATACGGGTGACGAAATTGAGAAACACGAAACTTCGGGATACGTCATGTCAGGATCTCGTCACGCCCGCATGAATGCCGTTCGTATTCGCAAAGAAAACCAAGTGTACAgcgcggaagaacaacgcGCGCTCGCACTAATCACGATGGAGGAAAATCAGCAAAAGGAGGCAGCCTTGATGCAAGACTTTCGGCAAATGCTGGAAGAGAAAAAGCGCGCCCGAGAGTCCAAAGGGAAGTCTTAG
- a CDS encoding metacaspase (Caspase-like protease. Conserved catalytic Cys-His diad is identified.) has translation MSNYLERAEELIPAEVRMISGCRDEQTSADVSNVASFSLPDPAGSAGGACTSAMLKVLYANHKAPQKDLSFQEVLMKMRGILSQGRYTQIPQLSSSRPLDIHQSFNIVPANFTGTRRAVMIGINYTGQQGQLSGCHNDVKNMIEFIKDIHGFEDENITILMDDGAHTEPTYKNILAAYHELVSSAKAGDAIFCHYSGHGGKVRDDDGDEADGYDETLVPVDFNAAGQIRDDDIFSALIGPMPAGVTLTSVMDCCHSGTVLDLPYVFKADGEQNQMAPPPDFDFSKLAAMFQAYMVQQGANGQGGIDPNDAIAIVAKECCNIL, from the exons ATGTCGAACTATTTGGAACGCGCCGAAGAACTTATTCCCGCCGAAGTCCGGATGATTTCGGGATGTCGCGACGAACAAACGAGTGCGGATGTGTCGAACGTCGCGTCGTTCTCTTTGCCCGACCCCGCGGGTAGCGCCGGTGGGGCCTGTACGTCCGCCATGCTGAAGGTGCTGTACGCGAATCACAAGGCCCCCCAAAAGGATCTATCCTTTCAAGAAGTCTTGATGAAGATGCGGGGTATTCTCTCGCAGGGTCGATACACGCAGATTCCCCAATTGTCGAGTTCGCGGCCACTCGATATCCACCAGAGCTTCAACATTGTGCCGGCAAACTTCACTGGTACCCGTCGAGCTGTCATGATTGGAATTAACTATACTG GCCAGCAAGGACAGCTCAGTGGATGCCATAATGACGTCAAAAATATG ATTGAATTCATAAAGGATATTCATGGCTTTGAGGATGAGAACATTACCATTCTCATGGACGACGGAGCGCATACGGAGCCTACTTACAAAAACATTTTGGCAGCTTATCATGAATTAGTTTCTTCCGCGAAAGCTGGCGATGCTATTTTTTGCCACTATTCCG GACACGGTGGCAAGGTTCGCGATGACGATGGCGATGAAGCAGATGGATACGATGAAACACTTGTTCCTGTAGATTTCAATGCGGCGGGTCAAATTCGCGACGATGATATCTTTTCAGCTTTGATCGGACCCATGCCGGCGGGTGTGACACTGACG TCGGTCATGGATTGCTGTCATTCTGGAACTGTCTTGGACTTGCCCTACGTCTTTAAGGCCGACGGTGAACAGAATCAGATGGCGCCACCTCCGGATTTTGACTTCTCCAAACTGGCAGCGATGTTTCAAGCGTACATGGTCCAACAGGGCGCCAATGGCCAGGGTGGTATAGACCCGAACGATGCTattgccattgttgcaaAAGAGTGTTGCAACATTTTGTAA
- a CDS encoding metacaspase (Caspase-like protease. Conserved catalytic Cys-His diad is identified.), with translation MCLPFRSVLLLVEIRYRAGLVRRRQAIRFYRQDESSEAGTAKQLGIFAEKDLVPHYCIATLLTHNFNMGFLRRQLREQFEKKKPEALQADIRMISGCQDVQTSADVSNVSSFQLPDPAGNAGGACTSTLLNVLYKDHQTPEDTMSFVELLNKMRENLEAKGFSQVPQLTASHPIDVNDDFDLVPPAATGTRRALLIGINYVGHEQGVLRGCHNDVKNMVEYIKAVHGFEDENITILMDDGEHTAPTHANMIAAYKKIVALSKADDALFCHFSGHGAKIRDDDRGEEDDGYDETLVPIDYHENGMIRDDDLYDILIKPLVQGVHLVCLMDCCHSGTVLDLPYVYKADGNFTEMEIDENFDFKKLLGKFGIDDFDKFGGEALGKINGDALGKVGKDALGKLNKFFG, from the exons ATGTGTTTGCCGTTTAGATCCGTGTTGCTGCTGGTAG AAATTCGGTACCGCGCGGGATTGGTGCGTCGCAGGCAGGCAATACGCTTTTACCGACAAGACGAATCTTCCGAAGCCGGAACGGCGAAACAGCTGGGTATCTTTGCCGAAAAAGATCTTGTGCCACACTACTGCATTGCCACTCTCTTGACACACAATTTCA ACATGGGTTTCCTTCGCCGCCAGTTACGTGAGCaatttgaaaagaagaagccggagGCACTCCAGGCCGACATCCGCATGATCTCGGGCTGTCAGGATGTTCAAACCAGCGCCGACGTTTCCAACGTGTCTTCCTTTCAGCTTCCGGATCCGGCTGGTAACGCTGGTGGTGCTTGCACTTCTACCCTCTTAAACGTGCTCTACAAGGATCACCAGACTCCGGAAGATACTATGTCTTTTGTGGAACTTCTGAACAAGATGCGAGAAAATTTGGAAGCCAAGGGGTTTTCCCAAGTTCCTCAG CTAACCGCGTCGCATCCCATTGATGTGAACGATGACTTTGACTTGGTCCCTCCTGCTGCGACGGGCACGCGCCGGGCCCTCTTGATCGGTATCAACTACGTTGGACACGAACAGGGTGTCTTGAGAGGTTGCCATAACGACGTCAAGAATATGGTGGAATACATCAAGGCTGTTCATGGCTTTGAAGACGAGAACATTACCATTCTCATGGACGATGGGGAGCACACTGCCCCAACACATGCAAACATGATTGCGGCCTATAAGAAAATTGTCGCTCTCAGCAAAGCTGATGATGCGCTCTTTTGTCACTTTTCCG GTCACGGAGCCAAAATTCGCGACGACGACCGtggtgaagaagacgatggcTATGACGAAACCCTGGTTCCAATTGATTACCACGAAAACGGTATGATCCGTGACGACGATCTCTACGATATTCTTATCAAGCCGTTGGTTCAAGGTGTCCACTTGGTTTG CTTGATGGATTGTTGCCATAGCGGAACGGTCCTGGACCTTCCCTACGTGTACAAGGCCGACGGAAACTTTAcagaaatggaaattgacGAAAACTTTGACTTCAAGAAGCTTCTTGGGAAGTTTGGAATAGACGACTTTGACAAGTTTGGAGGAGAAGCTCTTGGTAAAATAAACGGAGATGCTCTCGGCAAAGTTGGTAAAGACGCGCTCGGCAAGCTCAACAAATTTTTCGGTTGA